A region of Haladaptatus caseinilyticus DNA encodes the following proteins:
- a CDS encoding universal stress protein, which produces MVIVAAVDRSARAAYTVDEAAQLARAFGDSLHVIHALTRSEFVELGKTNAQAGDPLDMDQIRIAAAEMAEEAISNIEIQYEAVGLVGNPADKIVEYADNQDARYIVVSPRKRSPTGKVVFGSFAQSVLLEANCPVVTCIMENTTTA; this is translated from the coding sequence ATGGTAATCGTTGCAGCAGTGGATAGATCCGCTCGAGCCGCATATACAGTAGATGAAGCAGCACAATTAGCACGAGCATTCGGTGACTCGCTCCATGTTATTCACGCACTAACCCGGTCGGAATTTGTGGAGTTGGGGAAAACCAATGCTCAAGCCGGCGACCCCCTAGATATGGATCAAATACGCATTGCAGCAGCAGAGATGGCCGAAGAAGCAATATCAAATATAGAAATCCAGTATGAAGCCGTTGGGTTAGTCGGCAACCCAGCGGATAAGATCGTCGAATATGCCGACAACCAAGACGCCCGATATATCGTTGTAAGTCCTCGAAAAAGATCACCCACCGGAAAAGTGGTGTTCGGAAGCTTCGCTCAGTCGGTATTACTAGAGGCCAATTGTCCAGTCGTTACCTGTATAATGGAAAATACAACTACGGCCTAG
- a CDS encoding tripartite tricarboxylate transporter TctB family protein: protein MVISKEKIRSNPLALLFIAVSITVILFASRFPSDGQVGPGFFPIIISLGIIMFAVVDLMIDDDTALEMSDFDFKAAVLIFVLLLLYLGLMPILGFLVGTIAFLPIILYYSGVRSKVTIISISICLPVVLFYLFSRFFLVRLPEGIIPFSRLLPILPIGVIL, encoded by the coding sequence ATGGTAATCAGCAAAGAGAAAATCAGGTCAAATCCGCTCGCGTTACTGTTCATAGCTGTATCGATAACAGTAATACTATTTGCTAGTCGATTTCCGAGTGACGGTCAAGTAGGACCAGGGTTCTTCCCTATCATTATCTCACTTGGTATAATAATGTTTGCAGTAGTGGATTTGATGATAGACGATGATACAGCACTTGAGATGAGTGATTTTGATTTTAAAGCGGCCGTACTAATCTTCGTTCTACTCTTACTCTACTTAGGTCTAATGCCAATCTTAGGATTTTTAGTGGGGACGATTGCATTTTTACCCATCATTCTCTACTACTCAGGGGTCCGATCGAAAGTTACTATTATTTCGATATCGATCTGTCTTCCAGTTGTGTTGTTTTACTTGTTCAGCCGGTTCTTTCTCGTTCGACTTCCTGAGGGGATTATACCGTTCTCGAGGTTACTTCCCATACTTCCCATAGGGGTGATCCTATGA
- a CDS encoding Bug family tripartite tricarboxylate transporter substrate binding protein, translating to MVGNQSLVRVENEESRNQISSKRRNFIKAASGAGIISTAGCLDKLSKSRGQNWPSGQVEIIAPWAAGGGSDRTSRAVADAAEKHTEATWNVKNQTGGSGSVGMSAVANAKPNGLTLGCTAPEICLYEHLGIADLSPDNITPIMQYTQMPATIVVHENSKYNSLDKFLSFAKSNPGKVKMANSGTGSSWHMAGAAFVHEAGIDVKHVPYDGAKPAITATLNGEVDCATVGAVEVAPQVRDGPLEALGVMYDEKLESLPQTPTMKQQGVDIVIGSWLAHFGPKDLPNDVRDSIVDTYNAVYEDKKFKKFMDNNNFLRVKRGPDELKKFLDEKYKYYGQLVKEIDVNK from the coding sequence ATGGTTGGTAACCAGTCACTCGTCCGTGTAGAAAATGAAGAGTCTCGCAACCAAATTAGCTCTAAACGGCGCAATTTCATCAAAGCAGCAAGTGGAGCCGGAATCATCAGTACTGCTGGCTGTTTAGATAAGTTATCAAAAAGTAGAGGCCAGAATTGGCCATCCGGACAAGTGGAGATTATCGCTCCATGGGCAGCTGGAGGAGGGTCGGATCGGACTAGCCGGGCTGTGGCTGACGCAGCTGAAAAACACACGGAAGCGACGTGGAATGTGAAAAATCAAACCGGCGGATCTGGTTCGGTTGGGATGAGTGCCGTAGCGAACGCGAAACCAAATGGACTTACTCTCGGATGTACAGCACCAGAGATTTGCTTGTACGAACATCTGGGAATCGCCGACTTATCCCCTGATAACATCACGCCGATTATGCAATATACGCAGATGCCAGCAACCATTGTCGTACATGAAAATTCAAAATACAATTCTTTAGATAAATTTCTCTCCTTTGCGAAATCGAATCCTGGGAAAGTAAAGATGGCAAACTCTGGCACAGGTTCTTCATGGCATATGGCGGGTGCTGCATTCGTGCATGAAGCAGGAATCGATGTTAAACACGTCCCATATGATGGAGCGAAGCCTGCGATAACAGCCACACTAAATGGAGAAGTCGACTGTGCAACTGTTGGCGCTGTCGAAGTAGCACCACAGGTTCGAGATGGACCACTCGAAGCGCTTGGTGTGATGTACGATGAGAAGCTTGAGTCGCTTCCACAAACTCCAACGATGAAACAGCAAGGTGTAGATATCGTAATTGGCTCGTGGTTGGCTCATTTCGGGCCAAAAGACCTACCAAACGATGTCCGTGATTCAATCGTTGATACGTATAACGCTGTATACGAGGACAAAAAATTCAAGAAGTTCATGGATAATAACAATTTCTTGAGAGTCAAACGTGGACCGGACGAACTAAAGAAATTTCTTGATGAGAAGTACAAATACTATGGTCAGCTCGTCAAGGAGATAGATGTGAATAAATAA